One genomic region from Zalophus californianus isolate mZalCal1 chromosome 14, mZalCal1.pri.v2, whole genome shotgun sequence encodes:
- the LOC113912764 gene encoding protein YIPF5-like — MAGFDNLNTDFYQTSYSIADQSQQSYDCGGSGGPYSKQYPGYDYSQQGRFVPPDMMQPQQPYTGQIFQPTQAYTPTTPQPFYGNNFEDEPPLLEELGINLDHIWQKTLTVLHPLKVADGSIMNETDLAGPMVFCLAFGATLLLAGKIQFGYVYGISAIGCLGMFCLLNLMSMTGVSFGCVASVLGYCLLPMILLSSFAVIFSLQGMVGIILTAGIIGWCGFSASKIFISALAMEGQQLLVAYPCALLYGVFALISVF, encoded by the coding sequence ATGGCAGGGTTTGATAACTTAAACACGGATTTCTACCAGACAAGTTACAGCATCGCTGACCAGTCACAGCAGTCCTATGACTGTGGAGGAAGTGGAGGACCCTATAGCAAACAGTATCCTGGCTATGACTACTCGCAGCAAGGCCGATTTGTCCCTCCAGACATGATGCAGCCACAACAGCCATACACCGGGCAGATTTTTCAGCCAACTCAGGCGTACACTCCAACGACACCTCAGCCATTCTATGGAAACAACTTTGAGGATGAGCCACCTTTATTAGAAGAATTAGGTATCAATCTTGACCACATCTGGCAAAAAACATTAACAGTGTTACATCCATTAAAAGTAGCAGACGGCAGCATCATGAATGAAACTGATTTGGCAGGACCAATGGTATTTTGCCTTGCTTTTGGAGCCACATTGTTACTGGCTGGCAAAATCCAGTTTGGCTATGTATATGGGATCAGTGCAATTGGATGTCTAGGAATGTTTTGTTTACTAAACTTAATGAGTATGACAGGTGTTTCATTTGGGTGTGTGGCAAGTGTCCTTGGATATTGTCTTCTTCCCATGATCCTACTTTCCAGCTTTGCAGTGATATTTTCTTTGCAAGGAATGGTAGGAATCATTCTCACTGCTGGAATTATTGGATGGTGTGGTTTTTCTGCgtccaaaatttttatttctgcattagCCATGGAAGGACAGCAACTTCTAGTAGCATATCCTTGTGCTTTGTTATATGGAGTCTTTGCCCTAATTTCCGTTTTTTGA